In a single window of the Elaeis guineensis isolate ETL-2024a chromosome 8, EG11, whole genome shotgun sequence genome:
- the LOC105049426 gene encoding nonsense-mediated mRNA decay factor SMG7 isoform X1, which produces MMTIPINNSSAPSLRERVQSLYNKNIELENRLRKSAKLKAPSDLNAWLQMRENCEAIILQDHEFSEKHEIEHVLWQLHHRRIEEFRAHINNAALRGGVSTLQGGKSPPHPDRIKKICAIFKGFLSEATGFYHDLMLKIRAKYGLPMDCFSEAPEYQITLSKDEKKSFEMKKGLISCHRCLIYLGDLARYKGLYGEGDSVSRDYAAASGYYMQAASLWPSSGNPHHQLALLASYSVDDLLALYWYFRSLAAISPFLTARDNLIIAFEKNRQNYSQLPGNSRLSSARALPSRVTGKGRGRGDFRPLAKETKVEHALAKELELSTPEVLKSFSTRFVRLNGILFTRTSLETFGEVFALVIRDLLELLSSGPEEHLNFGQDAAENGQVIVRLIAIVIFSVHNAKRDSEGQSYAEILQRKVLLENAFTAAFDFVGHIIKRCTELLDAASSYLLPAILVFMEWLACHLDIANGIDIEEKQATARSFFWNQCVSLMNKLMLTGLVDRDKDKTCFFEMSWYDDGERGNRLALWEDFELRGFSPLAPAQLILDFSRKYALENDVSNKEKSARVKRILAAGRALMNIVRIGQQEIYYDSKQNKFMIGTKAAACEDLDVCGSDDFQIIRPVGNTGMMQSNTANLQAKQSWGKLFVDGEEEDEVIVFKPMAAEKDTNMSASESTAFEYIQPVQSSFKGDQTTNGGSLSAAFSNIQMSASLNGILQPPITVCGVSQPPAQHITQSTSRWSMYHESSVGGLKSLNFAKNELCTNPDLLNGPSSSATFFPSLSATTNLSTSSSTMLSGHIRAGEAVIPAEADSIVSLGATSNGLNMKVSAALPAPRKSPVSRPARHFGPPPGFSKNAAKQLEDSNTKFIIKERQPQMDDYSWLDGYETLSTTGLGMENSINRAAHMYPQVTASNSNSRTGDIGFPFPGKQTRAAQTEMTYEKKWQDFQLFEHLKLHAEQQLPQASQQSALLPEQYQAQSLWSSRFFV; this is translated from the exons ATGATGACTATACCAATAAATAACTCATCTGCTCCCTCGTTACGGGAGCGTGTACAAAGTCTTTACAATAAG AATATTGAATTGGAGAATCGATTGAGGAAGTCAGCAAAGTTGAAAGCTCCTTCAGATCTCAATGCATGGCTTCAAATGCGTGAAAACTGTGAGGCCATAATTCTTCAAGATCATGAATTCTCTGAAAAGCATGAGATAGAGCATGTTTTATGGCAATTACACCACAGGAGGATTGAGGAGTTCCGAGCACACATTAATAATGCAGCATTGAGAGGTGGAGTAAGCACATTGCAAGGTGGGAAGAGTCCTCCTCATCCTGATCGAATAAAAAAAATCTGTGCTATTTTTAAAGGTTTTCTTTCAGAAGCAACTGGATTTTATCATGATTTAATGCTTAAAATCAGAGCAAAATATGGCTTGCCTATGGATTGTTTTTCTGAGGCTCCTGAATACCAAATTACACTGTCAAAGGATGAAAAGAAATCTTTTGAAATGAAGAAAGGGCTGATCTCTTGTCACCGCTGTTTAATATATTTGGGTGATCTTGCTCGTTACAAGGGATTGTATGGAGAAGGGGACTCTGTCAGTCGAGATTATGCAGCAGCTTCTGGTTACTACATGCAGGCTGCTTCTCTTTGGCCTTCAAGTGGCAATCCACATCATCAG CTTGCACTACTTGCATCATATTCTGTTGATGATTTGCTGGCACTCTATTGGTATTTTCGGAGCTTGGCAGCGATTAGTCCTTTCTTAACGGCCAGGGACAATTTGATTATTGCATTTGAAAAG AACCGCCAAAATTACTCCCAGCTTCCTGGTAATTCCAGACTTTCTTCTGCTAGGGCGTTGCCTAGTCGAGTGACTGGGAAAGGAAGAGGACGAGGAGATTTCAGGCCTTTGGCAAAGGAGACAAAAGTAGAACATGCTCTTGCAAAAGAACTAGAACTTAGTACCCCAGAGGTTCTTAAATCTTTTTCCACCCGATTTGTTCGACTTAATGGCATCCTTTTCACAAGGACAAG CTTGGAAACTTTTGGAGAAGTATTTGCTCTGGTCATCAGGGATCTTCTCGAGCTTCTTTCTTCTGGACCTGAGGAGCACCTAAATTTTGGTCAAGATGCTGCGGAAAATGGACAGGTCATCGTGAGGCTTATTGCCATTGTCATATTCTCAGTTCATAATGCAAAGAGAGATTCTGAAGGCcaatcatatgctgaaattttgcAGCGTAAAGTGTTGCTTGAAAATGCATTTACAGCTGCCTTTGATTTTGTGGGACACATAATAAAAAGATGCACAGAGTTGCTTGATGCTGCATCCAGTTATCTTCTGCCAGCTATTCTGGTTTTCATGGAGTGGCTTGCATGCCATTTAGATATTGCAAATGGCATTGATATTGAAGAAAAACAGGCCACTGCAAGGTCATTCTTTTGGAATCAGTGTGTCTCACTGATGAACAAACTAATGCTGACTGGGCTTGTTGATCGTGATAAGGACAAAACCTGCTTTTTTGAAATGAGCTGGTATGATGATGGGGAAAGAGGTAACAGGCTTGCATTATGGGAGGACTTTGAGTTGAGAGGGTTTTCACCTTTAGCGCCAGCACAACTCATTTTGGACTTTTCAAGGAAGTATGCACTTGAAAATGACGTGAGCAACAAGGAGAAAAGTGCTCGTGTAAAAAGGATTCTTGCAGCAGGTCGGGCTCTTATGAATATTGTTCGAATTGGTCAGCAGGAAATTTATTATGACTCAAAACAGAATAAATTTATGATAGGTACAAAGGCTGCTGCATGTGAAGATTTAGATGTATGTGGGTCAGATGATTTCCAAATAATAAGACCAGTTGGGAATACAGGAATGATGCAATCAAATACAGCTAATCTGCAAGCCAAACAATCTTGGGGGAAGCTATTTGtggatggagaagaagaagatgaagtaaTTGTTTTCAAGCCTATGGCTGCCGAAAAGGACACCAACATGAGTGCTTCAGAGTCAACTGCTTTTGAATATATTCAACCTGTACAAAGTTCCTTCAAAGGTGACCAGACAACTAATGGTGGCTCGCTTTCTGCTGCTTTCAGTAATATTCAGATGTCAGCTTCTCTAAATGGCATTTTGCAACCACCAATAACTGTGTGTGGTGTTTCTCAGCCACCTGCTCAGCATATCACTCAAAGCACTTCAAGGTGGTCTATGTATCATGAATCATCTGTTGGTGGGCTGAAGAGTTTGAATTTTGCTAAAAATGAATTATGCACCAATCCAGATCTGCTAAATGGCCCGAGTAGTTCTGCTACATTCTTTCCATCACTTTCTGCAACTACCAATCTCAGCACTAGCTCCAGCACTATGTTATCTGGTCATATAAGGGCTGGTGAAGCTGTTATACCAGCAGAAGCTGATTCCATAGTGTCTTTAGGAGCAACTTCTAATGGTCTGAATATGAAAGTCTCAGCAGCTCTGCCAGCTCCAAGGAAAAGCCCTGTAAGCCGGCCTGCTAGGCACTTTGGACCGCCACCTGGATTTAGCAAGAACGCTGCTAAGCAACTGGAAGACTCCAATACTAAATTTATTATCAAGGAACGACAGCCTCAGATGGATGACTATAGCTGGCTAGATGGATATGAGACATTATCAACAACTGGCTTGGGGATGGAAAATTCCATCAATCGCGCTGCACATATGTATCCACAAGTCACTGCTAGTAATAGCAACAGTAGAACTGGTGATATTGGCTTTCCTTTTCCTGGAAAACAAACTCGTGCAGCTCAGACTGAGATGACGTATGAGAAGAAGTGGCAAGATTTCCAGCTCTTTGAGCATTTGAAGTTGCACGCAGAACAGCAGCTTCCCCAAGCAAGTCAGCAGTCTGCTCTGCTGCCAGAGCAGTATCAAGCACAATCTTTATGGTCTAGCCGTTTCTTTGTGTAA
- the LOC105049426 gene encoding nonsense-mediated mRNA decay factor SMG7 isoform X2, with amino-acid sequence MDCFSEAPEYQITLSKDEKKSFEMKKGLISCHRCLIYLGDLARYKGLYGEGDSVSRDYAAASGYYMQAASLWPSSGNPHHQLALLASYSVDDLLALYWYFRSLAAISPFLTARDNLIIAFEKNRQNYSQLPGNSRLSSARALPSRVTGKGRGRGDFRPLAKETKVEHALAKELELSTPEVLKSFSTRFVRLNGILFTRTSLETFGEVFALVIRDLLELLSSGPEEHLNFGQDAAENGQVIVRLIAIVIFSVHNAKRDSEGQSYAEILQRKVLLENAFTAAFDFVGHIIKRCTELLDAASSYLLPAILVFMEWLACHLDIANGIDIEEKQATARSFFWNQCVSLMNKLMLTGLVDRDKDKTCFFEMSWYDDGERGNRLALWEDFELRGFSPLAPAQLILDFSRKYALENDVSNKEKSARVKRILAAGRALMNIVRIGQQEIYYDSKQNKFMIGTKAAACEDLDVCGSDDFQIIRPVGNTGMMQSNTANLQAKQSWGKLFVDGEEEDEVIVFKPMAAEKDTNMSASESTAFEYIQPVQSSFKGDQTTNGGSLSAAFSNIQMSASLNGILQPPITVCGVSQPPAQHITQSTSRWSMYHESSVGGLKSLNFAKNELCTNPDLLNGPSSSATFFPSLSATTNLSTSSSTMLSGHIRAGEAVIPAEADSIVSLGATSNGLNMKVSAALPAPRKSPVSRPARHFGPPPGFSKNAAKQLEDSNTKFIIKERQPQMDDYSWLDGYETLSTTGLGMENSINRAAHMYPQVTASNSNSRTGDIGFPFPGKQTRAAQTEMTYEKKWQDFQLFEHLKLHAEQQLPQASQQSALLPEQYQAQSLWSSRFFV; translated from the exons ATGGATTGTTTTTCTGAGGCTCCTGAATACCAAATTACACTGTCAAAGGATGAAAAGAAATCTTTTGAAATGAAGAAAGGGCTGATCTCTTGTCACCGCTGTTTAATATATTTGGGTGATCTTGCTCGTTACAAGGGATTGTATGGAGAAGGGGACTCTGTCAGTCGAGATTATGCAGCAGCTTCTGGTTACTACATGCAGGCTGCTTCTCTTTGGCCTTCAAGTGGCAATCCACATCATCAG CTTGCACTACTTGCATCATATTCTGTTGATGATTTGCTGGCACTCTATTGGTATTTTCGGAGCTTGGCAGCGATTAGTCCTTTCTTAACGGCCAGGGACAATTTGATTATTGCATTTGAAAAG AACCGCCAAAATTACTCCCAGCTTCCTGGTAATTCCAGACTTTCTTCTGCTAGGGCGTTGCCTAGTCGAGTGACTGGGAAAGGAAGAGGACGAGGAGATTTCAGGCCTTTGGCAAAGGAGACAAAAGTAGAACATGCTCTTGCAAAAGAACTAGAACTTAGTACCCCAGAGGTTCTTAAATCTTTTTCCACCCGATTTGTTCGACTTAATGGCATCCTTTTCACAAGGACAAG CTTGGAAACTTTTGGAGAAGTATTTGCTCTGGTCATCAGGGATCTTCTCGAGCTTCTTTCTTCTGGACCTGAGGAGCACCTAAATTTTGGTCAAGATGCTGCGGAAAATGGACAGGTCATCGTGAGGCTTATTGCCATTGTCATATTCTCAGTTCATAATGCAAAGAGAGATTCTGAAGGCcaatcatatgctgaaattttgcAGCGTAAAGTGTTGCTTGAAAATGCATTTACAGCTGCCTTTGATTTTGTGGGACACATAATAAAAAGATGCACAGAGTTGCTTGATGCTGCATCCAGTTATCTTCTGCCAGCTATTCTGGTTTTCATGGAGTGGCTTGCATGCCATTTAGATATTGCAAATGGCATTGATATTGAAGAAAAACAGGCCACTGCAAGGTCATTCTTTTGGAATCAGTGTGTCTCACTGATGAACAAACTAATGCTGACTGGGCTTGTTGATCGTGATAAGGACAAAACCTGCTTTTTTGAAATGAGCTGGTATGATGATGGGGAAAGAGGTAACAGGCTTGCATTATGGGAGGACTTTGAGTTGAGAGGGTTTTCACCTTTAGCGCCAGCACAACTCATTTTGGACTTTTCAAGGAAGTATGCACTTGAAAATGACGTGAGCAACAAGGAGAAAAGTGCTCGTGTAAAAAGGATTCTTGCAGCAGGTCGGGCTCTTATGAATATTGTTCGAATTGGTCAGCAGGAAATTTATTATGACTCAAAACAGAATAAATTTATGATAGGTACAAAGGCTGCTGCATGTGAAGATTTAGATGTATGTGGGTCAGATGATTTCCAAATAATAAGACCAGTTGGGAATACAGGAATGATGCAATCAAATACAGCTAATCTGCAAGCCAAACAATCTTGGGGGAAGCTATTTGtggatggagaagaagaagatgaagtaaTTGTTTTCAAGCCTATGGCTGCCGAAAAGGACACCAACATGAGTGCTTCAGAGTCAACTGCTTTTGAATATATTCAACCTGTACAAAGTTCCTTCAAAGGTGACCAGACAACTAATGGTGGCTCGCTTTCTGCTGCTTTCAGTAATATTCAGATGTCAGCTTCTCTAAATGGCATTTTGCAACCACCAATAACTGTGTGTGGTGTTTCTCAGCCACCTGCTCAGCATATCACTCAAAGCACTTCAAGGTGGTCTATGTATCATGAATCATCTGTTGGTGGGCTGAAGAGTTTGAATTTTGCTAAAAATGAATTATGCACCAATCCAGATCTGCTAAATGGCCCGAGTAGTTCTGCTACATTCTTTCCATCACTTTCTGCAACTACCAATCTCAGCACTAGCTCCAGCACTATGTTATCTGGTCATATAAGGGCTGGTGAAGCTGTTATACCAGCAGAAGCTGATTCCATAGTGTCTTTAGGAGCAACTTCTAATGGTCTGAATATGAAAGTCTCAGCAGCTCTGCCAGCTCCAAGGAAAAGCCCTGTAAGCCGGCCTGCTAGGCACTTTGGACCGCCACCTGGATTTAGCAAGAACGCTGCTAAGCAACTGGAAGACTCCAATACTAAATTTATTATCAAGGAACGACAGCCTCAGATGGATGACTATAGCTGGCTAGATGGATATGAGACATTATCAACAACTGGCTTGGGGATGGAAAATTCCATCAATCGCGCTGCACATATGTATCCACAAGTCACTGCTAGTAATAGCAACAGTAGAACTGGTGATATTGGCTTTCCTTTTCCTGGAAAACAAACTCGTGCAGCTCAGACTGAGATGACGTATGAGAAGAAGTGGCAAGATTTCCAGCTCTTTGAGCATTTGAAGTTGCACGCAGAACAGCAGCTTCCCCAAGCAAGTCAGCAGTCTGCTCTGCTGCCAGAGCAGTATCAAGCACAATCTTTATGGTCTAGCCGTTTCTTTGTGTAA
- the LOC105049427 gene encoding proteasome subunit alpha type-4, translating into MSRRYDSRTTIFSPEGRLYQVEYAMEAIGNAGSAIGILATDGAVLLGEKKVTSKLLQTSKSTEKMYKIDDHLACAVAGIMSDANILINTARIQAQRYTFAYQEPMPVEQLVQSLCDTKQGYTQFGGLRPFGVSFLFAGWDKNFGFQLYMSDPSGNYGGWKAAAIGANNQAAQSMLKQDYKEDITREEAVALALKVLSKTMDSTSLTAEKLELAEIFLSPSGEVKYQVCSPEALSKLLVKTGVAQPAADSS; encoded by the coding sequence ATGTCTCGCCGGTATGATAGCAGAACCACAATCTTCTCCCCTGAGGGGCGGTTGTACCAGGTTGAGTATGCAATGGAGGCTATCGGCAATGCCGGCTCCGCCATTGGCATCCTCGCTACCGACGGTGCTGTCCTCCTTGGCGAGAAGAAGGTGACCTCGAAGCTCCTCCAGACTTCCAAGTCCACTGAGAAGATGTACAAGATCGATGACCACCTTGCTTGTGCCGTTGCCGGCATCATGTCTGATGCCAACATCCTCATCAACACTGCCCGTATCCAGGCCCAGCGCTACACTTTTGCATACCAGGAGCCCATGCCTGTTGAGCAGCTTGTCCAGTCCCTCTGCGACACCAAGCAGGGTTACACTCAGTTTGGTGGCCTTCGTCCCTTTGGTGTTTCATTCCTCTTTGCTGGCTGGGACAAGAACTTTGGTTTCCAGCTTTACATGAGCGATCCTAGCGGGAATTATGGTGGCTGGAAGGCAGCAGCAATTGGTGCTAATAACCAGGCGGCGCAGTCGATGCTGAAACAGGATTACAAGGAGGACATCACTCGAGAAGAGGCAGTTGCGCTTGCTCTCAAAGTGCTGAGCAAGACGATGGACAGCACAAGCCTTACTGCCGAAAAGCTTGAGCTTGCAGAGATCTTCTTGTCGCCATCAGGAGAGGTGAAGTATCAGGTTTGCTCACCTGAGGCACTTAGTAAGCTGCTGGTGAAGACTGGGGTTGCACAGCCTGCTGCAGATTCCTCTTGA